The Microbacterium sp. LKL04 sequence AGCCTTGACGGCCCTGCGCGACCGCTCGGGTCAATCCACCAGGGCCGAAGCGAACACGTGCGGCGTGAAACCGGTCAGATCTCCGATGCCCTCGCCCTGTCCGAGGAGCTTCACGGGGATGCCGGTGCGTTCCTGCACGGCGAGGACGAAGCCTCCGCGAGCCGAGCCATCGAGTTTCGTCAGGACGAGACCGGTCACACCGGCGTGCTCGAGGAATGCTTCGGCCTGCATGACCCCGTTCTGACCCGTCGTGGCGTCGAGGACGAGGAGCACCTCACTGATGGGGGCTTGCTTTTCGATCACGCGGCGGATCTTCGTGAGCTCGTCCATGAGCCCGGCTTTCGTGTGAAGACGACCCGCAGTGTCGACGAGGACGATCTCGGTGCCGGTGCGGATGGCGTGGTCGATCGTCTGGAAGGCGACGGATGCCGGGTCCTGACCCTCCTGCTGAGGACGCACGATGGCCGCACCCCCGCGCTCGGCCCACGTTGCGAGCTGATCGACCGCGGCCGCGCGGAAGGTGTCGGCAGCCCCCACGACGACGCTCCGTCCGAATCGGCGCAGGTAGGCGGCGAACTTCCCGATCGTCGTCGTCTTGCCCACGCCGTTGACCCCGACCACGAGGACGACCGCGGGGCGTTCGCTGAGGCGGAGGGTGGTGTCGAACTTGGCGAAGTGCTCCTCGAGCGTTTCCCGCAGCATGCGCTGGAGGTCCTTCGGATCGGTCGTTCGGAACCGTTCCACCTTTTCGCGGAGCTCGTCGACGATGCGTTCGGTGATGTCCGGACCGAAATCCGCCGTCAGGAGTGCTGTCTCGAGGTCATCCCATGTCGTCTCATCGATCGTCGGTTTGACGAACAGGCCACGCAGCGCGCGACCGAGGGACCAAGAGCTCTCCGCCATGCCTCCAGGCTAGTTGACCCGATCAGCCCTTCTCGCAGGCGATGCCGTCCCTGTCGCGGTCCATCCTGCTGTTGGCGTTGTACAGGGCCGTCGAGAACGTGGGCTTGACCTTGAACGCCTTGTTCTTGCCGTTGACCTTGTTGAACTTCACGCCGGCTTTGGCCACCCCGCCCTTGTGGGCCTTGTTGAGCGCCGAGCAGTTCGCGAACTTCTTCACGACGGGTTTCGCCGCCGGAGCCACACGGGTCGCAGTGACGGATGCCGTCGGCACGGGTGCCGCGGACGCCACCGACGGCGCGCCCACCAGAGCACCCGCCACGATCACAGCAACCATCGCCCGCCGCGCACGCGCGCGCACAGATTCGTTCATTCCCGACCCCAGTCTTTCCCGAGGGACACCCCGTTCCCGTGCACACAGTACACAGACCGAGGACGCGGCCCCGGTGCAGAGCCCATGGCTCTCAGACGGCAGCCCGCTCTCGGACGCGTTGGCCCACCACGGCCGATACACCGTCCTGACGCATCGACACGCCGTAGAGCGCGTCCGCGATCTCCATCGTGCGCTTCTGATGAGTGATCACGATCAGCTGGCTCGATTCCCGGAGCTGCTCGAAGACGCCGAGCAGCCGCCCGAGGTTGGCATCGTCGAGCGCAGCCTCCACCTCGTCCAGGATGTAGAACGGACTCGGACGCGCCTTGAAGATCGCCGTCAGAAGTGCGACCGCGGCCAGCGAGCGTTCACCGCCGGACAGCAGCGAGAGCCGCTCGATCTTCTTGCCGACCGGTCGCACCGCGACGTCGATGCCCGTCGTCAACGGGTGATCGGGATCGGTGAGGGAGATGGACCCCGTGCCGCCGGGGAACAGGATCGGGAAGACCTCACCGAAGGCCGTCCTCGTGTCCTCGAACGCGGCGAGGAAGATGCTCTGCATCCGCTCGTCCAACTCTTCGATGATCGTGAGCAGATCCATGCGCGTTCGCACCAGGTCATCGAGCTGAGCCGTCAGGAAGGAATGCCTCTGCTCGAGCGCGGCGAACTCCTCGAGAGCGAGCGGGTTGACCCGACCGAGCTGAGCGAGTTTGCGCTCCGCGTCATGAAGGCGTTTCTGCTGAGTGGCACGGTCGAACAGCGCGGAGTCTTCACCGGATTCGTCCCGAACCGCCGCGTCCGGAGCGTATTCCGCGAGGAGAATATTCTCGTCGAAGCCGAGTTCCGACTGGACTCTGTCGAGCAGGCTCTGCACGTGCAGACGCTTCTCGTGCATCTGCAGTTCCAGCCCATGGACGGACTCCGTCACGCGCGTGAGCCGCTCACGGACCTGCCCGTCCTCACGCCGGAGCTGCGCGAGCTCCGCGGTCAGGGCCGTGCGGGTCTGCTCCGCACGTTCCAGCTCGACCCGGGCTTGGGCGGTCGAACGGTCGATCGAGTCCAGCACGGGCGGTAGCGCCGTCACGACCTCGGACGCGATCGAGCGCTGAGCACGACGGACGACGGCACGACGTGCGGCCGCTTCTGCCGCCGCACGTTCCTTCTCGCGCTGACGCTCGAGCTGGACCACGCGCGCCTCCGCCGCGCGGACGCGCTCCCGCAGCGTCTCGACATCCAGACGCGTGTCCATCTCTCGACCACGGGCAGCCTCGAGTGCATCGAGGAGGCCATCCCGAGCCGACGCATCGAGGATCGGCCGGGGAGTCTCTTCCGCGGCACTGAACGCCTCCCGCGCCGTCCCCGCAGCCGTGTCGGCATCCCGCGCCGCAGCCTCCGCCTGCCGGACTCCGGCCTCCAAGCGCTGGCACTCGGCGATGGCCGCCTCGAGGCGAACCGTCGCACGGTTGAGCTTCTCCGCCTGCGCCGCGCGCTCCGAGTCGTGCTCCCGCAGCGCGGTCAGCGACTCGCGGGTTCGCTGGCGGGCGGCATCCCACGCGGACTGCGCCTCGTCGAGGGCCTCGCGCAGGGAGTCGGCGATGACCGTGACCTCCGTCAGCCGCTCCCGGGCCGCATCGCGCTCGGCCGCGAGCTCCAGACGAGATCGAGACTGTCCCGAACCCGCCTGGAGGGTGCTCGTGGTGACGGTCTCCCCTGCGCGGGTGACGGCGACGATGCGGCTGCCTGCGCGGGCAGCGCTCCGGCACGCTGCGAAGGCGCCGTCGATGTCATCGGCGATGGCGACGCCCGCCAGCGCTGCTCGCACGCCCGCGGGCGCGTCCACGACGTCCGCCGCCCACGTCCACTCTCCGTCGAGAGGCGGTTCACCTGATTCCGGTCCATCCATCAAGGCGATGTCGACAGCACCCAGATCCTGGTCCCGAGCGGTCGTGATGACCGTCCGCGCCGTCTCGAGATCGTCCACGAGGATACCGTCCGCGAGGGCACCGAGAGCGGCGGCTACCGCGGCCTCGTACCCCGCAGTCACGCGGATCGCATCACTGACGATGCCCCGGATACCGGCGCCGCCCCGCTCGACGACGGCCGCAGCGGCGTTCCGGATGTCCAACGCACGACCCAGTGCGGCCGTCTCCGCCAGCAAGGATTCGCGCTCGCGCTCCGCCGCGTGCAGCCGCTCGCGAATCGATCCCAGCTCGCGCTCGGCGTCGGAGGCATCCCGCTGGGCGCGTTCATACGCAGTCGTGTACTCGACGGCGGAATCCTCCGGCGTCTCCGCAGCCGGGGCGATCTCCGCCAAGGCGGATTCCGCCTCGTAGCGACGCTGTTCGGCCGCATCGAGCGCCCTCTGCTGGCGTTCGACGGTTGCGCGCAGAGCCTCCGCCTTCGACACCGCCGCCTCGGCGCGACCGCGCAGAGAGGCGAGGCGCATGTCGTGTTCCGACACGAGCGCGCTCTGCGCGGCGATGTCGGTGTCGAGTGCGTCGAGGTCGGCGCGGGATCTGATGACATCACGCGCCGCCGCGGCTGCGGCATCCTGAGCTGTGCCGAGACCGGAACCGATCTCGTCGATCTCGCTTCGGGCCTCGTCGATGACGGCTTGCGTCACCGTGGCGCTCGCGTCGGGAGCCTCTCCGTCGTCCTCGAGGAGCGTCAGTCGCTGCCCGGCGAGCGAGTAGAGACCGCGCAGCCGATCTTGCACACGACCGAGCTCGAAGGTGATGGCGCGGGCGCTGTCGACCGCTTCAGCCCGCTGGTCGTTCTCGAGTTCATCCATCCGGCGACGGAGGCCGTCGGCGCGATCCTGCAGAACGAGACGCTCGGCGTGGCGCTCCTGTTCGTTGCGGGAATGGTCTGCGAGCTCCGCGCGCAGACGCGCCAGTTCGTCGGCGTAGAGGCGCGCCTTCGCATCGCGCACCACCGCAGCGATCGACGCCGCCTCGCGGGCGATCTCCGCCTGCTTGCCGAGCGGCTTGAGCTGGCGCCGCAGTTCGCCGGCGAGATCACTCAGCCTCGTCAGATTCGCTTCCATCGCCTCGAGCTTGCGGAGGGTCTTCTCCTTGCGCCGGCGATGCTTGAGGATGCCGGCCGCTTCCTCGATGAATCCGCGGCGATCCTCGGGGCTCGCCTGGAGGACGGTGTCGAGCCGGCCCTGTCCGACGATGACGTGCATCTCTCGACCGAGGCCGGAATCGCTCAGGAGCTCTTGCACGTCGAGGAGACGGCAGGTCTCGCCGTTGATCGCGTACTCGCTGGAGCCGTTGCGAAACAGCGTCCGGCTGATGGTGACTTCGCTGTACTCGATCGGCAGGACGCCGTCGGCGTTGTCGATCGTCAGCTGCACTTCGGCACGACCGAGCGGGCCGCGCGTCGCGGTGCCGGCGAAGATGACATCCTCCATCTTGCCGCCGCGGAGAGTCTTCGCGCCCTGCTCACCCATCACCCAAGCGAGGGCATCGACGACGTTCGACTTGCCCGACCCGTTGGGCCCCACGATGCAGGTCACCCCCGGTTCCAGGGCGAAGGTCGTCGGCTGGGCGAAGGATTTGAACCCCTTGAGCGTCACGCTCTTCAGGTGCATGCGGGGCCTCCGGGGTCGTCGTCCCGTCCACGCTAGCGGACGAATCACGGACGCCACTTGACGGCGCGCCCGGGGCGGCGCTAGTGTCAGGGCTCGCGTCAGAAGTCTGAGAAAGGAGGTCCCCGACATGATTACTCGCATGATGCCCACCGGAGAAGCGTTCACCGCGTTCCCGTTCGCAGGGGGGACCCTCTCCTTCGACGCCGTAGCGGACACCCGCGCTCTCACCGGCCGCTGACCACGGCGCCCCTGAGCTCCGTCTTCTGACGGACGACTGCGTCGAACCCGCTCGGACTCATCGTCCCTCCCCGCCGTGTGCGGCGGCCCTCGAGGCCCGCCCACGGTCGTGCTCTCTCGTGCTGCGGCACGATCCCCGCCGCGCCCGCGGCACAACCCACTGCAACGATCGAAATGAGATCACTCATGCGC is a genomic window containing:
- the ftsY gene encoding signal recognition particle-docking protein FtsY yields the protein MAESSWSLGRALRGLFVKPTIDETTWDDLETALLTADFGPDITERIVDELREKVERFRTTDPKDLQRMLRETLEEHFAKFDTTLRLSERPAVVLVVGVNGVGKTTTIGKFAAYLRRFGRSVVVGAADTFRAAAVDQLATWAERGGAAIVRPQQEGQDPASVAFQTIDHAIRTGTEIVLVDTAGRLHTKAGLMDELTKIRRVIEKQAPISEVLLVLDATTGQNGVMQAEAFLEHAGVTGLVLTKLDGSARGGFVLAVQERTGIPVKLLGQGEGIGDLTGFTPHVFASALVD
- a CDS encoding excalibur calcium-binding domain-containing protein; translation: MNESVRARARRAMVAVIVAGALVGAPSVASAAPVPTASVTATRVAPAAKPVVKKFANCSALNKAHKGGVAKAGVKFNKVNGKNKAFKVKPTFSTALYNANSRMDRDRDGIACEKG
- the smc gene encoding chromosome segregation protein SMC; translated protein: MHLKSVTLKGFKSFAQPTTFALEPGVTCIVGPNGSGKSNVVDALAWVMGEQGAKTLRGGKMEDVIFAGTATRGPLGRAEVQLTIDNADGVLPIEYSEVTISRTLFRNGSSEYAINGETCRLLDVQELLSDSGLGREMHVIVGQGRLDTVLQASPEDRRGFIEEAAGILKHRRRKEKTLRKLEAMEANLTRLSDLAGELRRQLKPLGKQAEIAREAASIAAVVRDAKARLYADELARLRAELADHSRNEQERHAERLVLQDRADGLRRRMDELENDQRAEAVDSARAITFELGRVQDRLRGLYSLAGQRLTLLEDDGEAPDASATVTQAVIDEARSEIDEIGSGLGTAQDAAAAAARDVIRSRADLDALDTDIAAQSALVSEHDMRLASLRGRAEAAVSKAEALRATVERQQRALDAAEQRRYEAESALAEIAPAAETPEDSAVEYTTAYERAQRDASDAERELGSIRERLHAAERERESLLAETAALGRALDIRNAAAAVVERGGAGIRGIVSDAIRVTAGYEAAVAAALGALADGILVDDLETARTVITTARDQDLGAVDIALMDGPESGEPPLDGEWTWAADVVDAPAGVRAALAGVAIADDIDGAFAACRSAARAGSRIVAVTRAGETVTTSTLQAGSGQSRSRLELAAERDAARERLTEVTVIADSLREALDEAQSAWDAARQRTRESLTALREHDSERAAQAEKLNRATVRLEAAIAECQRLEAGVRQAEAAARDADTAAGTAREAFSAAEETPRPILDASARDGLLDALEAARGREMDTRLDVETLRERVRAAEARVVQLERQREKERAAAEAAARRAVVRRAQRSIASEVVTALPPVLDSIDRSTAQARVELERAEQTRTALTAELAQLRREDGQVRERLTRVTESVHGLELQMHEKRLHVQSLLDRVQSELGFDENILLAEYAPDAAVRDESGEDSALFDRATQQKRLHDAERKLAQLGRVNPLALEEFAALEQRHSFLTAQLDDLVRTRMDLLTIIEELDERMQSIFLAAFEDTRTAFGEVFPILFPGGTGSISLTDPDHPLTTGIDVAVRPVGKKIERLSLLSGGERSLAAVALLTAIFKARPSPFYILDEVEAALDDANLGRLLGVFEQLRESSQLIVITHQKRTMEIADALYGVSMRQDGVSAVVGQRVRERAAV